The following proteins are co-located in the Verrucomicrobiia bacterium genome:
- a CDS encoding peptidylprolyl isomerase produces MRRQFAVLTVAMLVIACASPAAEIVDGVAAIVNDKIITYSEVRSFVQPVAQQLRRNFSGQDLVDQVRKAEMDALNQLIERALIIQEFKEKGYKIPETVIEQQINDIISNDYGGNRAAFVKTLEAENLTLSQYRDQVRERVIIQAMRGHKTQQAVVVSPHKMEKYYSENLDQYKVGEQIKLRMIFIKRGEPVPSASLAEPVPPAPTNELLQTTSETNNAATNLQATAITLTTAVSLATMVVTNAADALVTNAATTASASETNTSVIAREPATPAPVDLQRKLAEEILAKLDAGDSFESMARVYSEGKEAKEGGDWGWIGKDVLRKELNEIAFSLKAGQHSRLIETAEGYYILQVEDVKPAHTVALAEVRDDIEKILLQQQRARMQEDWVKDLRAKAYIHLF; encoded by the coding sequence ATGAGGCGACAGTTTGCAGTACTGACGGTCGCAATGCTGGTGATTGCCTGTGCGTCACCGGCCGCGGAAATCGTCGATGGCGTCGCGGCCATCGTCAACGACAAGATCATCACCTACAGCGAGGTCCGCAGTTTCGTCCAGCCGGTCGCGCAACAACTCCGCCGCAACTTCTCCGGCCAGGACCTGGTCGATCAAGTCCGCAAAGCGGAAATGGATGCTCTCAACCAGCTCATTGAGCGCGCGCTGATCATCCAGGAATTCAAGGAGAAGGGCTACAAGATCCCGGAGACCGTCATCGAGCAACAGATCAACGATATCATCTCGAACGACTACGGCGGCAACCGCGCCGCGTTCGTAAAAACGCTTGAAGCCGAGAACCTCACCTTATCGCAATACCGCGACCAGGTGCGCGAACGCGTGATCATCCAGGCCATGCGCGGTCACAAAACGCAGCAGGCTGTTGTGGTCTCTCCGCACAAGATGGAGAAATACTACAGCGAGAACCTCGATCAGTACAAAGTCGGCGAACAGATCAAGCTGCGCATGATCTTCATCAAGCGCGGCGAGCCCGTTCCTTCCGCAAGCCTTGCGGAACCGGTGCCGCCGGCCCCGACAAACGAGCTGTTGCAGACCACCTCAGAGACGAACAATGCGGCCACGAATTTGCAAGCCACCGCCATTACGTTGACCACAGCGGTTTCGCTGGCGACGATGGTGGTGACAAATGCCGCCGATGCTCTGGTGACGAATGCGGCGACCACCGCTTCCGCCAGCGAGACGAACACTTCGGTAATCGCCAGGGAGCCAGCCACCCCGGCCCCGGTCGATCTGCAACGCAAGCTTGCAGAAGAAATCCTGGCGAAACTGGATGCCGGCGACAGCTTCGAAAGCATGGCCCGCGTCTACTCCGAAGGCAAGGAAGCGAAAGAGGGCGGCGATTGGGGCTGGATCGGCAAGGACGTCCTGCGCAAGGAACTCAACGAGATCGCGTTCTCGCTGAAAGCCGGCCAGCATAGCCGCCTTATCGAGACAGCGGAGGGCTACTATATTCTCCAGGTCGAAGACGTGAAGCCGGCGCACACGGTCGCGCTGGCCGAGGTGCGCGACGATATCGAGAAGATTCTCCTCCAACAGCAACGGGCCAGGATGCAAGAGGACTGGGTCAAAGACCTCCGCGCCAAGGCCTACATACACCTTTTCTAA
- the rsmA gene encoding 16S rRNA (adenine(1518)-N(6)/adenine(1519)-N(6))-dimethyltransferase RsmA, whose amino-acid sequence MTLTQVRQLLAEFDIRPSKALGQNFLIDGNILRILIEQADLRGDETVLEIGPGLGALTVELVARAKQVVAIEKDSRLCQYLRDHMDGVELIEGDAVEILEQPDFRVAPPYKVVSNLPYNISTPILERLVEREDQPRAMVLTLQREVANRLAATPRHKDYGALTVFTQLSYHVTIAHVISPGCFYPAPHVDSAVVVLERRDPRVKLLAGAPFHDIVRAGFGQRRKMLHKLLAKFGDVNTAFAAASVAATARAEELAIDQWITLANALRPKA is encoded by the coding sequence ATGACGCTCACACAAGTCCGTCAACTTCTCGCCGAATTCGACATCCGTCCAAGCAAGGCGCTCGGCCAGAACTTTCTCATCGACGGCAACATCCTGCGGATTCTTATCGAACAGGCGGATCTTCGCGGCGACGAAACCGTACTGGAGATCGGACCAGGATTGGGGGCGCTGACTGTCGAATTGGTGGCGCGCGCGAAGCAGGTTGTCGCCATCGAGAAAGATAGTCGACTTTGCCAGTATCTGCGCGACCACATGGATGGTGTTGAATTGATCGAGGGCGATGCCGTGGAAATCCTGGAGCAACCTGATTTCCGTGTCGCCCCGCCCTATAAGGTCGTGTCGAATCTGCCCTACAACATCTCCACGCCGATTCTCGAACGGCTGGTCGAGCGCGAAGACCAACCGCGTGCGATGGTTCTCACGTTGCAGCGTGAAGTCGCGAACCGCCTTGCCGCTACGCCACGGCACAAGGACTACGGCGCGCTGACGGTGTTCACGCAACTCAGTTACCACGTCACGATTGCGCACGTCATCTCGCCGGGATGCTTCTACCCCGCCCCGCACGTAGACAGTGCCGTCGTGGTCCTGGAGCGACGTGATCCGCGCGTAAAACTTTTGGCTGGCGCGCCGTTTCACGACATAGTGCGCGCAGGCTTTGGTCAACGCCGCAAGATGCTCCATAAACTGTTGGCCAAGTTTGGCGACGTGAACACGGCGTTTGCGGCCGCTTCCGTGGCCGCCACTGCGCGCGCTGAGGAATTGGCCATCGACCAGTGGATTACGCTCGCGAACGCATTGCGCCCGAAAGCGTGA
- a CDS encoding nitrite/sulfite reductase, producing MTWKEKLADKLPRALSDEIDVYETQLELRKLGKIDEKLFAETRLRRGAYGQRYDNGQRHDGVTTQHLKFPSATTKGPETLWDAPGMQRIKIPFGGLTPTQLETLADCAEEYSDSILHVTTRQDFQLHFVHIEDTPTLMRRLAASGITTREACGNSVRNVTACPIAGVCRTEAFDVTPYAKATALFLLGHPDTQDFGRKFKVAFSGCEHEACGLVNMHDLGALAFIRDGKRGFRLYVGGGLGPVPYQAKVFADFVPEEELLPIAQAVSRVFARLGEKQNRARARIKFLVAKLGVEEFKRLVDEERKILPPDPRWTAFIPGAHGFKETALKPPSSLNGQAKPEGYNAWAETNVYHQLQPGYAVVTVSLPIGDFTSFQARRLADLARKYCGDNIRTTVEQNLVFRWVAEKDLPELYRELKAIGLGDFGAGTILDVVACPGTDTCKLGIASSRGLARELRKRLADQYFTMDAAVRGLRIKLSGCFNSCGQHHLADIGFYGNSRTLANRKVPHFQVLLGGKWLDNAGSYGLAIGSVPSRNVPVVVERITKRFVSERQGDESFQDFIARIGKAESRKMLEDLMEVPAYEKDAAFYSDWGDPREFTMGDMGMGECAGEVVSRIDFDLQAAERLCFEAQLKLEAKDLAKADELAYKSMLQAAQGLVKELWYDVPNDPEVIVKEFRTRLFEPKLFWDRFAGGKFAQDFFRRHENPPSRYDHDEVHRLIEEAQLFIEAAHACADKLREQKAAQLSQILK from the coding sequence ATGACCTGGAAGGAAAAACTGGCCGACAAGCTGCCGCGCGCGCTGAGTGACGAGATTGATGTTTACGAGACCCAGCTCGAGCTGCGGAAACTTGGCAAGATTGACGAGAAGCTCTTTGCCGAGACCCGCCTGCGTCGTGGCGCGTACGGCCAACGGTACGATAACGGTCAGCGGCACGACGGCGTCACCACCCAGCATTTGAAATTCCCGTCCGCCACCACCAAGGGCCCCGAAACCCTTTGGGACGCGCCGGGCATGCAACGGATCAAGATTCCTTTCGGCGGATTGACACCGACGCAGCTCGAAACGCTCGCGGATTGCGCCGAGGAATACTCGGACAGCATTTTGCACGTGACGACCCGCCAGGATTTCCAGCTTCATTTCGTGCACATCGAGGACACGCCGACGTTGATGCGCCGGCTCGCAGCCAGTGGCATCACCACGCGCGAGGCCTGCGGCAACTCCGTGCGCAACGTCACCGCCTGCCCCATCGCCGGCGTGTGCCGCACCGAAGCGTTCGATGTGACCCCCTACGCGAAGGCCACCGCGCTCTTCCTGCTCGGGCATCCCGACACACAGGATTTTGGGCGCAAGTTCAAGGTCGCGTTCTCAGGTTGCGAACATGAAGCATGCGGCCTGGTGAACATGCACGACCTGGGCGCCCTCGCGTTCATACGCGACGGCAAGCGCGGCTTCCGTCTTTATGTCGGTGGCGGCCTCGGCCCGGTGCCGTACCAAGCCAAGGTATTCGCGGATTTCGTGCCGGAGGAAGAATTGCTGCCCATCGCGCAAGCGGTCTCCCGCGTGTTCGCCCGGCTCGGTGAAAAGCAGAATCGCGCGCGGGCGCGCATCAAATTTCTCGTCGCGAAGCTTGGCGTCGAGGAATTCAAGCGATTGGTTGATGAGGAGCGCAAGATTCTGCCGCCCGATCCACGTTGGACGGCGTTCATCCCCGGCGCGCACGGTTTCAAGGAAACGGCGCTTAAGCCGCCGTCGTCGCTAAATGGCCAGGCCAAACCTGAGGGATACAACGCGTGGGCAGAGACGAACGTGTACCACCAACTTCAGCCCGGCTACGCGGTGGTGACGGTTTCCCTGCCGATCGGTGATTTCACATCGTTCCAGGCACGACGTCTGGCCGATCTCGCCCGCAAATATTGCGGCGACAACATCCGCACGACCGTTGAGCAGAACCTGGTGTTTCGCTGGGTGGCTGAGAAAGATTTGCCGGAGTTGTACCGCGAGCTGAAAGCCATCGGCCTCGGCGATTTCGGCGCGGGAACGATTCTCGACGTGGTTGCCTGCCCCGGCACGGACACCTGCAAGCTGGGCATTGCCTCATCGCGCGGACTTGCTCGCGAATTGCGCAAGCGGCTGGCGGACCAGTATTTCACGATGGACGCCGCGGTGAGAGGGCTGCGGATCAAGCTCAGCGGCTGCTTTAATTCCTGCGGCCAGCATCATCTGGCCGACATCGGCTTTTACGGCAACAGCCGCACCTTGGCCAACCGCAAGGTGCCGCACTTCCAGGTGCTGCTTGGGGGCAAGTGGCTTGATAACGCGGGATCGTATGGCCTCGCCATCGGTTCTGTGCCTTCGAGGAACGTGCCCGTCGTGGTCGAGCGGATCACGAAACGCTTTGTCTCGGAGCGCCAGGGCGACGAGAGTTTTCAGGATTTCATTGCGCGCATCGGCAAGGCCGAGAGCCGCAAGATGCTGGAGGATTTGATGGAGGTGCCGGCTTACGAGAAGGACGCCGCATTCTATTCGGACTGGGGTGATCCGCGCGAGTTCACCATGGGCGACATGGGCATGGGCGAATGCGCGGGTGAAGTCGTATCGCGTATCGATTTCGACCTACAAGCCGCGGAACGTCTGTGCTTCGAGGCGCAGCTCAAGCTGGAAGCAAAAGATTTGGCGAAGGCTGACGAGCTGGCCTACAAATCCATGCTCCAGGCCGCGCAAGGATTGGTCAAGGAGTTGTGGTATGACGTTCCGAACGATCCCGAAGTCATTGTGAAAGAGTTTCGCACGCGGCTCTTTGAGCCGAAACTGTTTTGGGACCGGTTCGCGGGTGGCAAGTTTGCCCAGGATTTTTTCCGTCGACATGAGAATCCGCCGTCGCGCTATGACCACGACGAAGTCCATCGGCTCATCGAGGAGGCGCAATTATTCATCGAGGCCGCACACGCCTGCGCCGACAAACTGCGCGAACAAAAGGCGGCGCAGTTGAGCCAGATTCTGAAGTAA
- the pckA gene encoding phosphoenolpyruvate carboxykinase (ATP) — protein MSHYGLENHGIVGAGKVHWNLAVALLVEEAIRRGEGRLTSSGALNALTGKRTGRSPRDKWTVEELSTKDKIWWGKVNQPMTEENYLALRQEVFAYLQGRELFVMDGFAGADPRYTMPIRIVTEFAWHNLFVKQLFRRATPEQLETHVPEWTVINASQFVADPKKHRLNSETFIVVDFSTKIVLIGGTQYAGEMKKSIFSVLNYVLPQKGVLPMHCSANVGKGGDVAIFFGLSGTGKTTLSADPNRGLIGDDEHGWSDHGVFNFEGGCYAKCIKLTKEREPLIWDAVRFGSVIENVVIDPATGEPNYMDDSLTENTRCAYPLDYIANAVPSGMGGHPKAIVFLACDAFGVMPPVARLTPSQAMYHFMAGYTASLAGTEANMGKDPAPTFSACFGAPFLPLPPQTYAQLLAEKMRKHDAHCYLLNTGWVGNAFGQAPRISLKINRDNVTQIIDGTLDKAQFQKDPTFGFEVPKALPGVPPELLAPRYGAKDAADYDHRAKDLAGKFVRNFEQFQGVSAEIVAAGPKV, from the coding sequence ATGAGTCATTACGGTCTGGAAAATCACGGTATTGTGGGCGCGGGCAAGGTGCATTGGAACCTGGCGGTGGCGCTGTTGGTCGAGGAGGCGATCCGACGCGGCGAAGGCCGTCTGACCAGCAGCGGCGCGCTGAATGCATTGACGGGGAAGCGGACGGGTCGTTCGCCGCGCGACAAATGGACGGTGGAAGAGCTATCGACCAAGGACAAGATTTGGTGGGGCAAGGTCAACCAGCCCATGACCGAGGAAAACTACCTCGCGCTGCGACAAGAGGTATTTGCCTACCTGCAGGGTCGTGAGTTGTTCGTCATGGACGGTTTTGCGGGCGCCGATCCGCGCTACACGATGCCCATCCGCATCGTGACCGAGTTTGCCTGGCACAATCTCTTTGTGAAACAGCTTTTCCGCCGCGCCACGCCCGAACAACTCGAGACCCACGTACCGGAATGGACCGTCATCAATGCCAGCCAGTTCGTCGCCGACCCCAAAAAGCACCGGCTCAATAGCGAAACATTCATCGTTGTGGATTTCTCGACCAAAATTGTACTCATCGGCGGGACGCAATATGCCGGCGAGATGAAGAAAAGCATCTTCTCCGTGTTAAACTACGTACTGCCGCAAAAGGGCGTGCTCCCCATGCACTGCTCGGCCAACGTCGGCAAGGGTGGCGACGTGGCGATCTTCTTCGGACTGAGTGGCACAGGCAAGACCACCCTGTCGGCCGATCCGAATCGCGGGTTGATCGGCGACGACGAGCATGGCTGGAGCGATCACGGCGTGTTTAATTTCGAGGGCGGCTGTTACGCCAAGTGCATCAAACTGACGAAGGAACGGGAGCCGCTCATTTGGGACGCGGTCCGATTCGGGTCGGTGATTGAAAATGTGGTGATCGACCCGGCGACGGGCGAACCCAATTACATGGACGACTCACTCACGGAAAACACGCGCTGCGCGTATCCACTGGATTACATCGCCAACGCGGTGCCCAGCGGCATGGGTGGACATCCGAAGGCGATCGTCTTCCTGGCATGCGATGCGTTCGGCGTAATGCCGCCCGTCGCGCGGCTCACCCCCTCGCAGGCCATGTATCATTTCATGGCCGGATACACCGCGTCGCTCGCGGGCACGGAAGCCAACATGGGCAAAGACCCGGCGCCGACCTTCTCGGCGTGCTTCGGCGCGCCATTCCTGCCGCTGCCGCCGCAGACGTACGCGCAGTTGCTCGCGGAAAAAATGCGCAAACACGATGCCCACTGTTATCTGCTCAACACGGGCTGGGTTGGCAACGCGTTCGGCCAGGCCCCGCGCATCTCGCTGAAGATCAATCGCGACAACGTGACACAGATCATCGACGGCACGCTGGACAAGGCGCAATTCCAGAAAGACCCCACGTTTGGATTTGAAGTGCCAAAGGCCCTGCCGGGTGTGCCGCCCGAACTGCTCGCGCCGCGGTATGGCGCAAAGGATGCGGCTGATTACGACCACCGCGCGAAGGACCTGGCGGGCAAATTCGTAAGGAACTTCGAGCAGTTTCAGGGCGTCTCCGCGGAAATCGTAGCCGCTGGGCCGAAAGTATGA
- the mntR gene encoding transcriptional regulator MntR: MPKTSESAEDYLERIYELTEDKGRARMVDIARSLRIRQASVTQMVQKLGEHGFVRYEKYRGLVLTSKGKGIARAVRRRHRVLEEFFELLGVDRHTAQLDLEGIEHHLSSASVERIEELVLFLKKNASVLARLNSGRHERVS; the protein is encoded by the coding sequence ATGCCGAAGACTTCCGAGAGCGCCGAGGATTACCTGGAGCGCATCTACGAGTTGACCGAGGACAAGGGACGCGCCCGCATGGTGGACATCGCGCGTTCCCTGCGCATCCGGCAGGCCTCCGTGACACAGATGGTCCAGAAGCTGGGTGAACACGGTTTCGTTCGTTATGAGAAATATCGCGGCCTCGTGCTGACCTCCAAGGGCAAGGGGATCGCGCGTGCCGTGCGTCGCCGGCATCGGGTGCTGGAGGAGTTTTTCGAGTTGTTGGGCGTGGACCGTCACACAGCGCAACTCGATTTGGAGGGGATTGAACACCACCTCAGCTCCGCCAGTGTCGAAAGGATCGAGGAACTCGTGCTGTTCCTGAAAAAGAACGCGAGCGTTTTGGCAAGATTGAATTCCGGTCGTCACGAAAGGGTGTCATGA
- the pdxA gene encoding 4-hydroxythreonine-4-phosphate dehydrogenase PdxA → MRNRPRIGITLGDPAGIGPEVVAKALKSGRLNRRFDYEVIGNPSAKRRADAVEWVVEGAKRCLTGDLAALATAPITKDLLHRAGYPFTGQTELLAHLSHTRRFAMMLAGGPLRVALVTTHAPLRDIAKLITARKIVEVIELSNQVCHRFGVRRPRIAVAGLNPHAGEGGLLGDEERRIIGPAVKRAERRGIDVSGPHSADTLFYRAAHGEFDVVVAMYHDQGLAPFKLIAFDNGVNLTLGLPFIRTSPDHGTAPDIAGKGIARPDGMIAAINMAAQLATNK, encoded by the coding sequence ATGCGAAATCGTCCCCGCATTGGGATCACGCTGGGCGACCCTGCGGGCATTGGGCCGGAGGTCGTGGCCAAGGCGCTGAAATCGGGCCGGCTCAATCGCCGTTTCGATTACGAGGTCATCGGCAACCCCAGCGCGAAACGGCGCGCCGATGCTGTGGAGTGGGTTGTCGAAGGCGCCAAACGGTGCCTCACCGGCGATCTCGCCGCGCTTGCCACTGCACCGATCACCAAGGACCTCTTGCACCGCGCCGGCTATCCGTTCACAGGCCAGACAGAACTATTGGCTCATCTCTCACACACCCGCCGATTCGCCATGATGCTCGCGGGCGGACCATTGCGCGTGGCGCTGGTAACGACGCATGCACCACTTCGTGACATCGCGAAGCTCATTACCGCGCGCAAGATTGTGGAAGTGATCGAATTATCAAACCAAGTCTGCCATCGGTTCGGCGTCCGTCGCCCGCGAATCGCCGTCGCCGGACTCAACCCCCACGCCGGTGAAGGCGGCCTGCTGGGTGACGAGGAACGGCGCATCATCGGGCCGGCGGTGAAACGCGCCGAGCGCCGCGGGATCGATGTCAGCGGACCGCACTCCGCCGACACGCTGTTCTATCGCGCCGCACACGGAGAGTTCGACGTCGTCGTGGCCATGTACCACGATCAGGGGCTTGCGCCATTCAAGTTGATCGCGTTCGACAATGGCGTGAATCTCACCTTGGGATTGCCGTTCATTCGCACGTCGCCCGATCACGGCACCGCACCCGATATTGCCGGCAAAGGCATCGCCCGCCCCGATGGCATGATTGCCGCGATCAATATGGCGGCGCAGTTGGCGACCAACAAATGA
- a CDS encoding radical SAM protein: MTILAAHRQHSRRFEDFKYVYPVLSRRSHGISIGLNVNPDKACNFDCIYCQVDRTTESTVKKFDLAVAEEELREMLEMVRSGEIAQHPPFNSVPRELIRLNDIALSGDAEPTTLSNFSETIQMIARVKPSDAKIVLITDAGGLDRPDVKRGLEIMDANNGEVWAKLDAGTEDYFKLVNRTKIPFTRILRNITEAAKARPIVIQSLFLKIRDVGPSEDEITAYCRRLHEIGNIKLVQVYTVARKAMTVVDGVPAWQFVSALSNAEVDAITARVRNETGVKADSFYGQ; encoded by the coding sequence GTGACTATTCTCGCGGCACACCGCCAGCATTCGCGTCGTTTTGAGGACTTCAAGTACGTCTATCCCGTACTCTCACGGCGCAGTCATGGAATCTCCATCGGTCTGAATGTTAATCCCGACAAAGCCTGCAACTTCGACTGCATCTATTGCCAGGTGGATCGCACGACCGAGTCGACGGTGAAGAAGTTTGACCTGGCCGTCGCGGAAGAGGAATTGCGCGAGATGCTGGAGATGGTGCGCTCGGGCGAAATCGCGCAGCACCCGCCATTCAATTCCGTCCCCCGCGAACTTATCCGTTTGAATGACATTGCTCTGAGCGGGGACGCCGAGCCGACCACGCTATCGAACTTCTCCGAGACGATCCAGATGATCGCGCGCGTTAAGCCATCCGACGCGAAGATCGTTCTCATTACCGACGCGGGCGGCCTGGATCGCCCGGATGTGAAGCGCGGCCTCGAAATCATGGACGCCAACAATGGTGAGGTTTGGGCGAAACTCGATGCCGGCACGGAAGACTACTTCAAACTCGTCAACCGCACGAAGATTCCGTTCACACGCATTCTGAGGAACATCACCGAGGCCGCAAAGGCTCGCCCAATCGTCATCCAAAGCCTGTTCCTAAAGATTCGCGATGTCGGCCCGAGCGAGGATGAGATCACCGCGTATTGCCGGCGCCTCCACGAGATCGGCAACATCAAACTCGTCCAGGTTTACACGGTCGCCCGCAAAGCGATGACGGTCGTGGATGGTGTTCCCGCCTGGCAGTTTGTGTCCGCACTGTCGAATGCGGAAGTGGACGCGATTACGGCGCGGGTTAGGAATGAAACCGGGGTCAAGGCTGACAGTTTTTACGGACAGTAG
- the era gene encoding GTPase Era, whose translation MEQPIDPNFKSGLAVLVGRTNVGKSTLLNALVGTKIAIVTPKPQTTRDTYHGIVHRPEGQIVFVDTPGIFKTQPSRLVQNLHHKVRDALEGIEVLVHVVDPTRSIGVEDQRVNDIVDHATQPKILVLNKLDLPERYYRETWLERGAKYASVVEVSALKDKNIELLIQAIFRHLPVGPAQYPLGQTSNVTNEFWIGELIREKLYLQTNQEVPYTASVHVELVEDRKDKQGKPLVYIKAAILTTDDRHQRMLIGQGARMVKNIGSAARKELEVAMNKKVFLDLAVLIDDEWMDRLS comes from the coding sequence GTGGAACAGCCAATAGATCCAAATTTCAAATCCGGGCTGGCCGTGCTGGTTGGGCGTACCAACGTTGGCAAATCGACGCTGCTGAACGCGCTGGTCGGCACCAAGATCGCCATTGTCACGCCGAAGCCGCAAACCACGCGCGATACGTACCACGGTATCGTCCATCGACCGGAAGGCCAGATTGTTTTTGTCGACACCCCCGGCATTTTCAAGACGCAACCGAGCCGGCTCGTTCAAAACCTTCATCATAAGGTGCGCGATGCGCTGGAAGGCATCGAAGTCCTCGTCCACGTCGTTGATCCGACGCGTTCCATCGGCGTTGAGGACCAGCGCGTCAATGACATCGTTGACCATGCGACGCAGCCAAAGATTCTTGTCCTCAACAAACTTGACCTGCCCGAGCGCTATTACCGGGAGACGTGGCTGGAGCGGGGCGCAAAATACGCCTCAGTCGTTGAAGTCTCAGCGCTGAAGGACAAAAACATCGAGTTATTGATTCAGGCGATTTTTCGTCATTTACCCGTCGGCCCGGCGCAATATCCGTTGGGCCAGACCAGCAATGTCACCAACGAGTTTTGGATCGGCGAACTCATCCGCGAGAAACTTTACCTGCAAACTAATCAGGAGGTTCCTTACACCGCCAGCGTGCATGTCGAACTGGTCGAAGACCGCAAAGACAAGCAGGGGAAACCGCTTGTGTACATCAAGGCCGCCATCCTGACGACCGACGACCGCCATCAGCGCATGCTCATCGGCCAGGGCGCGCGGATGGTCAAGAACATCGGTTCCGCCGCCCGCAAAGAACTCGAGGTCGCCATGAACAAGAAGGTCTTCCTCGACCTCGCCGTGCTGATCGACGACGAGTGGATGGATAGACTTTCGTAG